One window of the Candidatus Microbacterium colombiense genome contains the following:
- a CDS encoding MFS transporter gives MTSSTLSVRGVNRAWIMLVVLTMLTVIGMTVVLPVLPFVVLQYVSQEKDLAIWVGILEAVNGLCAFLVAPFLGRLSDRFGRRPVIIGAAFGAAFSMALFGIGGALWVLVLARVIQGLTAGDMPALFAYLADITPPEQRAKRFGLLGALTGIGMMIGPAVGGLLAAVSIQLPVFVTAGVGLVIAILSIFLLPESLKPQNRIQRIALREIQPFGVFKEAFGRKELRGLMIAFGLLALPFGFFVNNFSVLAFDAIQWGPTQIGLLTAAVGIIDILIQGVLLGILLPRIGERGVIVSGIIAQMVGLVGLAVVASVFAQPWVFIVGALMLAAGQGASTAAMDGAMSNAVGDDEQGWLGGATQSLAAAMNTAAPLIAGALYVTVSHAAPYWLGAAIMVVAVIVVARAHIANTAKVAPGEAPAERVEALA, from the coding sequence ATGACTTCATCCACTCTCTCCGTGCGCGGCGTGAACCGCGCCTGGATCATGCTCGTCGTGCTGACGATGCTCACCGTCATCGGCATGACGGTCGTCCTCCCCGTTCTGCCCTTCGTCGTGCTGCAATACGTCTCCCAGGAGAAGGACCTCGCCATCTGGGTCGGCATCCTCGAGGCGGTCAACGGTCTGTGCGCCTTCCTGGTCGCACCGTTCCTCGGACGCCTCTCCGACCGCTTCGGCCGTCGCCCCGTCATCATCGGCGCCGCCTTCGGCGCGGCCTTCTCCATGGCGCTGTTCGGCATCGGCGGCGCGCTGTGGGTACTTGTCCTCGCCCGCGTCATCCAGGGCCTGACCGCCGGCGACATGCCGGCACTGTTCGCCTACCTCGCCGACATCACCCCGCCCGAGCAGCGCGCCAAGCGGTTCGGTCTGCTCGGCGCACTCACCGGCATCGGCATGATGATCGGACCGGCCGTCGGCGGTCTGCTCGCGGCGGTGAGCATCCAACTCCCGGTCTTCGTGACCGCCGGCGTCGGTCTCGTGATCGCGATCCTCAGCATCTTCCTGCTCCCCGAGAGCCTCAAGCCGCAGAACCGCATCCAGCGCATCGCACTGCGCGAGATCCAGCCGTTCGGCGTCTTCAAGGAGGCGTTCGGTCGCAAGGAGCTGCGCGGCCTGATGATCGCCTTCGGACTGCTCGCCCTGCCGTTCGGTTTCTTCGTCAACAACTTCAGCGTGCTCGCGTTCGACGCGATCCAGTGGGGTCCGACGCAGATCGGTCTGCTCACCGCCGCCGTCGGCATCATCGACATCCTCATCCAGGGCGTGCTGCTCGGCATCCTGCTCCCGCGCATCGGTGAGCGCGGCGTGATCGTGAGCGGCATCATCGCCCAGATGGTCGGCCTCGTCGGTCTCGCCGTCGTCGCGTCCGTCTTCGCCCAGCCGTGGGTGTTCATCGTCGGTGCGCTCATGCTCGCCGCAGGTCAGGGCGCATCGACCGCCGCGATGGACGGTGCGATGTCGAACGCCGTGGGCGACGACGAGCAGGGCTGGCTCGGCGGGGCGACCCAGTCGCTCGCTGCGGCGATGAACACCGCCGCCCCGCTCATCGCCGGAGCGCTGTACGTCACCGTCAGCCACGCGGCTCCCTACTGGCTCGGTGCCGCGATCATGGTCGTCGCCGTGATCGTGGTCGCCCGGGCACACATCGCCAACACGGCGAAGGTCGCGCCCGGTGAGGCACCCGCCGAGCGGGTGGAAGCCCTCGCCTGA
- a CDS encoding TetR/AcrR family transcriptional regulator: MTNTEPMGRRERKKAATRKAISDVATMMFLERGFDNVSIREVADAADVSPTTVFAHFPQKEALVFDEDDEQRDRLVSAVRDRPAGRTIHAALHDFYTTEIRANVDEHGDDVTRIFMKFLNETPALRDYAARMWLRHEDAIAQAIADELDLPAPTPEIRVYSRFVLQMQLLVNDTDDQLGTLDAGFAILDGGWSSIEARLANRSDDPR; the protein is encoded by the coding sequence ATGACGAACACGGAGCCGATGGGACGCCGCGAACGGAAGAAGGCGGCGACGCGCAAGGCGATCTCGGACGTCGCGACGATGATGTTCCTCGAGCGCGGCTTCGACAATGTGAGCATCCGCGAGGTCGCCGACGCCGCCGATGTCTCTCCGACCACGGTCTTCGCGCACTTCCCCCAGAAGGAGGCACTGGTCTTCGACGAGGATGACGAGCAGCGGGACCGGCTCGTCTCCGCCGTGCGCGATCGACCGGCCGGTCGCACGATCCACGCCGCGCTCCACGACTTCTACACGACGGAGATCCGCGCCAACGTCGACGAGCACGGCGACGACGTCACCCGCATCTTCATGAAGTTCCTCAACGAGACACCCGCGCTGCGCGACTACGCGGCGCGTATGTGGCTGCGTCACGAAGACGCGATCGCCCAGGCGATCGCCGATGAGCTCGACCTCCCGGCGCCGACCCCCGAGATCAGGGTCTACTCGCGCTTCGTCCTGCAGATGCAACTGCTCGTGAACGACACCGACGACCAGCTCGGCACCCTCGATGCCGGCTTCGCGATCCTCGACGGCGGCTGGTCCTCCATCGAGGCACGCCTGGCGAACCGGTCCGACGACCCCCGATGA
- a CDS encoding AraC family transcriptional regulator, with protein MNSYRQDDWDASPEHPSTVAAPYLMGTGVVTGEDTGTRPLSPPHSHADAMLAWCYRGTVWVHLKDAMWRLAPGQGVWIPAQTPHTARHERDSVGCYTYLPATSAIAPIDDITRVLVPRAVQEMLLHLGINDMPTDLRIRIQSTLIEMLQQPVPETLDGWGEVPLPTDERVRALVQAVLDDPGDPRSAQELVLAHGLHERTVLRIFQNDVGMTFGRWRTGVRMTLGARLIVDGTPIGAAAHRCGYATTSAFSASFKERFGLTPRQHVARVQADSAHHLYWR; from the coding sequence ATGAACTCCTACCGGCAGGACGACTGGGACGCGAGCCCCGAGCATCCGTCGACCGTCGCGGCTCCCTATCTGATGGGCACCGGCGTCGTCACCGGCGAGGACACGGGAACCCGCCCCCTCTCACCCCCGCACTCCCACGCCGACGCGATGCTCGCATGGTGCTATCGCGGCACCGTGTGGGTGCACCTGAAGGACGCGATGTGGCGACTCGCGCCAGGACAGGGCGTCTGGATCCCCGCGCAGACCCCCCACACGGCACGACACGAGCGGGACTCCGTCGGCTGCTACACGTACCTGCCCGCGACCTCGGCGATCGCGCCCATCGATGACATCACCCGGGTGCTCGTGCCACGCGCCGTGCAGGAGATGCTGCTGCACCTCGGCATCAACGACATGCCCACCGATCTGCGCATCCGCATCCAGTCCACCCTGATCGAGATGCTGCAGCAGCCCGTTCCGGAGACACTCGACGGGTGGGGCGAAGTCCCCCTTCCGACCGACGAGCGCGTGCGGGCCCTCGTGCAGGCGGTGCTCGACGACCCGGGCGATCCCCGCAGCGCACAGGAGCTCGTCCTCGCCCACGGGCTGCACGAGCGCACGGTGCTGCGCATCTTCCAGAACGACGTCGGCATGACCTTCGGCCGGTGGCGCACCGGGGTGCGGATGACACTCGGCGCACGGCTGATCGTCGACGGCACCCCGATCGGCGCCGCGGCCCACCGATGCGGCTACGCCACGACCAGCGCGTTCTCCGCCAGCTTCAAGGAGAGGTTCGGGCTCACACCGCGTCAGCACGTCGCCCGGGTGCAGGCCGATTCCGCGCATCACCTCTACTGGCGCTGA
- a CDS encoding ABC transporter substrate-binding protein, translating into MSLASARPKIRRGSALVAAALAAALTLAGCSTSADSAESAPSSTSTDGVVIEHGHGETVIPEKPKRIVALGWMTPDIVAALGTNPVGIEEVWGAGESGYQPWFEDFVTEEYGETPEIIPFTDDGPNYEAIKALKPDLILSLYSGVSDVEYERLSEIAPTVPYIEGPWNPGTWEGMTRTVGKAMSEDAKAEELIAETEEQITTLAGEHPEFEDKTFVWGLTLNEGGTDLGVYLEYDPRVRITEALGFTSTSAMDSFLASAEGDNWYTGVSLEKLYDVDADLFAAWGSSAAEGEYTVENKVVSRWNPIANGSYVIYADAAEASAISAPTVLSLKYILPTYVDDLAAALQGDPTIDGE; encoded by the coding sequence ATGTCGCTCGCTTCTGCGCGCCCGAAGATCCGCCGAGGGTCCGCCCTCGTCGCCGCGGCCCTCGCCGCCGCCCTCACCCTGGCCGGGTGCTCGACCTCCGCCGACAGCGCGGAATCCGCCCCCTCGTCGACGTCCACCGACGGCGTGGTCATCGAGCATGGCCACGGTGAGACCGTGATCCCCGAGAAGCCGAAGCGGATCGTCGCCCTGGGCTGGATGACGCCCGACATCGTCGCCGCGCTCGGCACCAACCCCGTCGGCATCGAAGAGGTCTGGGGAGCCGGCGAGAGCGGTTACCAGCCCTGGTTCGAGGACTTCGTCACCGAGGAATACGGCGAGACGCCCGAGATCATCCCCTTCACCGACGACGGCCCCAACTACGAGGCGATCAAGGCACTCAAGCCCGACCTGATCCTCAGCCTGTACTCCGGCGTCAGCGATGTCGAGTACGAGCGACTCAGCGAGATCGCGCCCACCGTGCCCTACATCGAAGGGCCCTGGAACCCGGGCACCTGGGAGGGTATGACGCGCACCGTCGGCAAGGCGATGTCGGAAGACGCCAAGGCCGAGGAGCTCATCGCCGAGACCGAGGAGCAGATCACCACGCTCGCCGGCGAGCACCCGGAGTTCGAGGACAAGACGTTCGTCTGGGGCCTCACCCTGAACGAGGGCGGCACCGACCTCGGCGTCTACCTGGAGTACGACCCCCGCGTGCGCATCACCGAGGCGCTCGGGTTCACCTCGACCTCCGCGATGGACAGCTTCCTCGCCAGCGCCGAGGGCGACAACTGGTACACGGGTGTGAGCCTGGAGAAGCTCTACGACGTGGATGCCGATCTGTTCGCCGCGTGGGGCAGCAGCGCCGCCGAGGGCGAGTACACGGTCGAGAACAAGGTCGTGTCCCGCTGGAACCCGATCGCCAACGGGTCGTACGTGATCTACGCCGACGCCGCAGAGGCCTCGGCCATCAGCGCGCCGACCGTGCTGTCGCTGAAGTACATCCTCCCCACCTACGTCGACGACCTCGCAGCCGCGCTGCAGGGCGACCCGACCATCGACGGAGAGTGA
- a CDS encoding iron chelate uptake ABC transporter family permease subunit, translating into MTSEMSVVTDDGTDVSNTGAGSRDSGSPHRTGTLVLGLIVSAVVLVLAAIASLAVGNRAIDPLTVLQSVFAYDDDNPLHLMVMELRVPRTLLGIVVGAALAVCGGLIQAFTRNPLADPGILGVNAGASFAVTFAVGVLGLTTPGAYVPFALAGAFVLTILVYTLGSFGASGATPMKLTLAGVALGAAFTGFTTAIVLRDLGTLQVMRFWGVGSIGGRTLDQLTWAVPLIIAGLLIGLLCARSLNALALGDDLAQALGARVRVTRGLVIIAVTLLAGTSVAAAGPIAFVGLMIPHVVRWFTGPDQRWVLTYSMIIGPAFLLVADILGRVVLPSGELRVGIVTALLGAPILIVLVRRKRVSGL; encoded by the coding sequence GTGACCTCAGAGATGTCCGTGGTGACGGACGACGGCACGGACGTCTCGAACACCGGTGCGGGGAGTCGCGACAGCGGCTCCCCGCACCGCACCGGGACGCTCGTGCTGGGACTGATCGTGTCAGCGGTGGTGCTGGTGCTCGCCGCCATCGCATCACTCGCGGTCGGCAACCGCGCGATCGACCCCCTCACCGTGCTGCAGTCGGTCTTCGCCTACGACGACGACAACCCCCTGCACCTCATGGTCATGGAGCTGCGCGTTCCCCGCACACTGCTCGGCATCGTCGTCGGCGCCGCCCTCGCCGTCTGTGGTGGCCTCATCCAGGCCTTCACCCGCAACCCGTTGGCCGACCCCGGCATCCTCGGCGTGAACGCGGGAGCATCCTTCGCCGTCACCTTCGCGGTCGGCGTGCTCGGGCTCACCACCCCCGGCGCATATGTGCCGTTCGCGCTGGCCGGGGCCTTCGTGCTCACGATCCTCGTCTACACGCTGGGCTCATTCGGCGCCTCGGGTGCGACGCCCATGAAGCTGACGCTCGCCGGGGTGGCGCTCGGCGCGGCGTTCACCGGCTTCACCACCGCGATCGTGCTGCGCGATCTGGGCACCCTGCAGGTCATGCGCTTCTGGGGTGTCGGATCGATCGGCGGACGCACCCTCGACCAACTCACCTGGGCGGTGCCGCTCATCATCGCCGGACTCCTCATCGGCCTGCTCTGCGCACGCTCGCTCAACGCGCTGGCCCTCGGCGACGACCTCGCCCAGGCGCTCGGCGCCCGGGTGCGCGTCACCCGCGGACTCGTGATCATCGCGGTCACCCTGCTCGCCGGCACGAGCGTCGCCGCCGCCGGGCCCATCGCCTTCGTCGGGCTGATGATCCCCCACGTCGTGCGTTGGTTCACCGGCCCCGATCAGCGCTGGGTGCTGACGTACTCGATGATCATCGGACCGGCCTTCCTGCTCGTCGCCGACATCCTCGGCCGCGTGGTCCTCCCCAGCGGCGAACTGCGTGTCGGCATCGTCACCGCCCTTCTCGGCGCCCCCATCCTGATCGTCCTCGTGCGCCGCAAGCGGGTGAGTGGACTGTGA
- a CDS encoding iron chelate uptake ABC transporter family permease subunit — translation MSIDQRPTASAKASAHEDVGFTPVDHGRRQLRIETARIATLIPVRSILVCVALAVVIIAAGLASMTIGAYEVDFPSVIRAIVDPSSDPDIRQVVFEWRLPRVLFAVLCGAALALAGGIFQSLTRNPLGSPDIIGFGIGAQFGVTLMMVVLELNTYMFKAVGALVGGLITALLVYLLANKNTMSSFRLIIVGIGVSAGLGSLTSWILISVSVEKAMMAATWGAGSIASLGFDQLIPAAIVFAVVTLASLPLNRTLPVLEMGDDAATALGISPGRTRLAAMVFGVALVALVTAAAGPISFIALAAPQISQRLTRSNTPMGTLPVMLTGAALVVVSDAVAQLVAVPVGVVTVSIGGIYLAWLLAAQYARRT, via the coding sequence GTGAGCATCGACCAGCGACCCACCGCCTCGGCGAAGGCATCCGCCCACGAAGACGTCGGCTTCACCCCCGTCGATCACGGCCGCCGCCAGCTGCGGATCGAGACCGCACGCATCGCCACCCTCATCCCTGTGCGCTCGATCCTCGTCTGCGTCGCACTCGCCGTCGTGATCATCGCGGCCGGCCTCGCGTCGATGACGATCGGCGCGTACGAGGTGGACTTCCCCTCCGTCATCCGCGCGATCGTGGACCCGTCGTCCGACCCCGACATCCGTCAGGTCGTCTTCGAATGGCGGCTGCCGCGCGTGCTGTTCGCCGTGCTGTGCGGCGCGGCGCTCGCGCTCGCGGGCGGCATCTTCCAGTCGCTCACCCGCAACCCCCTGGGCTCGCCCGACATCATCGGCTTCGGCATCGGCGCGCAGTTCGGCGTGACGCTGATGATGGTCGTCCTCGAACTCAACACGTACATGTTCAAGGCGGTGGGCGCGCTCGTCGGAGGACTCATCACGGCGCTGCTCGTGTATCTGCTCGCCAACAAGAACACGATGTCGTCCTTCCGACTCATCATCGTGGGCATCGGCGTCTCGGCCGGGCTGGGGTCGCTGACCTCGTGGATCCTCATCTCGGTCAGTGTCGAGAAGGCCATGATGGCGGCGACCTGGGGCGCGGGCTCGATCGCCTCACTCGGTTTCGACCAGCTCATCCCCGCCGCGATCGTGTTCGCGGTCGTGACGCTCGCATCCCTGCCGCTGAATCGCACACTGCCGGTGCTGGAGATGGGCGATGACGCGGCGACGGCACTGGGCATCAGCCCCGGCCGCACGCGACTGGCGGCGATGGTCTTCGGCGTCGCCCTCGTCGCCCTCGTCACCGCTGCTGCCGGCCCGATCTCGTTCATCGCCCTCGCCGCACCTCAGATCTCGCAACGTCTGACCCGCTCGAACACCCCGATGGGCACGCTCCCCGTCATGCTCACGGGCGCAGCGCTCGTCGTGGTGTCGGATGCCGTGGCGCAGCTCGTCGCGGTGCCGGTCGGTGTCGTGACCGTGTCGATCGGCGGCATCTACCTGGCCTGGCTGCTCGCGGCGCAATACGCGCGCCGCACCTGA
- a CDS encoding ABC transporter ATP-binding protein has product MTASLLARDITLGYGETPIISELTLEVPDDSFTIIIGPNACGKSTLLRGFARLLRPTTGSVLLDGAELRGYKPKEAARRLGLLPQSSIAPDGITVADLVGRGRFPHQSAMRTWSSADERAVSEAMAATGVTDLSRRLVDELSGGQRQRVWVAMALAQQTKHLLLDEPTTFLDIAHQIDLMELFADLHREGTTLVAVLHDLNHAARYATHLVAMRDGAIVAQGDPREIITAELVEAVYDLPCKVITDPVSGTPLVLPLGRRKP; this is encoded by the coding sequence ATGACCGCTTCGCTGCTGGCGCGTGACATCACGCTGGGCTACGGGGAGACACCGATCATCTCCGAGCTGACGCTCGAGGTACCCGACGACTCGTTCACGATCATCATCGGACCCAACGCGTGCGGCAAGTCGACGCTGCTGCGCGGGTTCGCGCGCCTGCTCCGGCCGACGACGGGCAGCGTGCTGCTCGACGGCGCCGAGTTGCGCGGGTACAAGCCGAAGGAGGCGGCGCGCCGCCTCGGACTGCTGCCGCAGTCGTCGATCGCCCCCGACGGCATCACGGTCGCCGACCTCGTGGGACGAGGACGCTTCCCCCACCAGAGCGCGATGCGCACCTGGAGCAGTGCCGACGAGCGTGCCGTCTCCGAGGCGATGGCGGCCACCGGGGTCACCGACCTCTCGCGCCGACTGGTCGACGAACTCTCCGGCGGCCAGCGGCAGCGCGTGTGGGTGGCCATGGCCCTCGCGCAACAGACCAAGCACCTGCTGCTCGACGAGCCGACGACGTTCCTCGACATCGCGCACCAGATCGACCTCATGGAACTGTTCGCCGACCTGCACCGCGAGGGAACCACGCTCGTCGCCGTGCTGCACGACCTGAACCATGCCGCGCGCTACGCGACGCATCTGGTGGCGATGCGCGATGGGGCCATCGTGGCGCAGGGTGACCCGCGCGAGATCATCACCGCCGAGCTGGTCGAGGCCGTCTACGACCTGCCGTGCAAGGTGATCACCGACCCAGTCTCGGGGACTCCCCTCGTACTCCCGCTCGGTCGGCGGAAGCCGTGA
- a CDS encoding ABC transporter ATP-binding protein, translated as MTDTPRRLFGIALTADGRGIALTGATALLIVHALAEATIPVIIGATIDRAVLPADPVTLGIWIAVLVGTFLVLTVTYQSASRLMVGIYGYGEQALRHLTLSRMLRPRLSRRTVTAGEALTFVTSDTYRVAGVAWSVAQQCSTIAAIIGAGLAMLVISPVATLVVFGSTIVMMLVMRVVSRPLERRGFAEQHAATEAGAVAADFMSGFRVLVGIGAREESVRRYVAASDVSRRAATAAGRSLASYEAVSNTLAAVATTALAGMSAWFAAEGRITIGELVTVLGLAQFISGYLAYAGSFPSNWIHKLASAKRLAEVIDADDLLDASGADATEQAAVAPHADDVVLTFRAGAVPSPVVEVRAGELLGIRPADSDAARALSRLLGLRTRPARGAVTLLVDGEPRDLADVDPGDYRRRVVAPPHGQTIVTGTLREAVRGRGEPGLPHPSLVDMAALEDTIVQVGGWDAEVGEAGRRLSGGQRQRIGIARGLHADADVLVLDEPTSAVDAITEAHIARALADHSTTTIVITTSPVLLGACDRVIELAPEGTDARDV; from the coding sequence GTGACCGACACGCCACGGCGGCTCTTCGGCATCGCGCTCACCGCCGACGGCCGCGGCATCGCCCTCACCGGCGCGACCGCGCTGCTCATCGTGCACGCCCTGGCGGAGGCGACGATCCCCGTCATCATCGGCGCGACGATCGATCGGGCGGTACTGCCCGCCGACCCGGTCACCCTCGGGATCTGGATCGCCGTGCTGGTCGGCACGTTCCTCGTGCTGACCGTGACCTACCAGTCCGCGTCGCGCCTGATGGTCGGCATCTACGGATACGGCGAGCAGGCACTGCGCCACCTCACCCTGTCGCGGATGCTGCGACCACGCCTGTCCCGCCGCACGGTGACGGCGGGTGAGGCCCTGACGTTCGTGACCTCCGACACGTATCGCGTGGCCGGCGTGGCATGGTCGGTAGCGCAGCAGTGCTCGACGATCGCCGCGATCATCGGCGCCGGACTCGCGATGCTGGTGATCTCGCCCGTCGCGACGCTGGTCGTGTTCGGCTCGACGATCGTGATGATGCTGGTCATGCGGGTCGTCTCCCGTCCGCTGGAGCGACGCGGTTTCGCCGAGCAGCATGCGGCCACCGAAGCCGGAGCCGTGGCCGCCGACTTCATGAGCGGATTCCGGGTGCTGGTCGGCATCGGGGCGCGGGAGGAGTCGGTGCGCCGCTACGTCGCCGCGAGCGACGTGTCCCGCCGCGCCGCCACCGCGGCCGGGCGCTCGCTCGCCTCCTACGAGGCCGTGAGCAACACCCTGGCCGCCGTCGCCACCACCGCGCTCGCCGGGATGTCGGCGTGGTTCGCCGCCGAGGGGCGCATCACCATCGGCGAGCTCGTGACCGTTCTCGGCCTCGCACAGTTCATCAGCGGCTACCTGGCCTATGCGGGCTCGTTCCCCTCGAACTGGATCCACAAGCTCGCCTCCGCCAAGAGGCTCGCCGAGGTCATCGACGCGGATGATCTGCTCGATGCGTCCGGTGCGGACGCCACGGAGCAGGCAGCGGTCGCGCCCCACGCGGACGACGTCGTGCTGACCTTCCGCGCGGGTGCGGTCCCGTCGCCGGTCGTCGAGGTGCGAGCCGGCGAACTGCTCGGCATCCGCCCCGCCGACAGCGATGCGGCGCGGGCACTCTCACGCCTGCTCGGTCTGCGCACCCGACCGGCACGCGGCGCCGTGACGCTGCTCGTCGACGGCGAGCCCCGCGATCTGGCCGACGTCGATCCGGGCGACTACCGTCGGCGCGTGGTCGCTCCTCCGCACGGTCAGACGATCGTCACCGGCACGCTCCGGGAAGCCGTGCGCGGACGCGGGGAGCCCGGCCTGCCGCATCCGTCGCTCGTCGACATGGCAGCGCTCGAGGACACGATCGTGCAGGTCGGCGGATGGGATGCCGAGGTCGGCGAGGCCGGGCGGCGCCTGTCGGGCGGACAGCGTCAGCGCATCGGTATCGCCCGCGGGCTGCACGCCGACGCCGATGTGCTGGTGCTCGACGAGCCGACCTCGGCCGTCGATGCCATCACCGAGGCGCACATCGCCCGTGCTCTCGCCGACCATTCGACGACCACGATCGTGATCACCACGTCCCCCGTGCTGCTCGGCGCCTGCGACCGCGTCATCGAGCTCGCCCCCGAAGGAACGGATGCTCGCGATGTCTGA
- a CDS encoding ABC transporter ATP-binding protein: MSEPSNDQALLPIASSARVRAVVGGLLRRHPGRTAAVAVLFLAASALGIVMPACLGRIVDAVSADAGFATIAGWVLGAGAGAIGAAVMMLWATRVLTGLVQDMLADLREGVFASAMRLPVSTVDDGESADLLSRVTGDVDAVAEAGGNVAPTLLSASFAIGVSVLALTALDPWLALAGLASAPLYVLGTRSFLRRSRVVFREVRVREAARSQAVLEAVEGIETLTAFNEQEHALERVQERAEASIRMQIEGVRLTNRLFRWINGGELVGLAAILGTGFVLQSGGVITVGAVTTAALLFHRLFGPVGQLIFGLDDIQRAAIGLARLVGVIDLAPASPATSGPDARPDAGADAVGIDVREVSFHYATTGRGIDEISLRVEPGTTAALVGTSGSGKSTLARVVAGHHPPTSGSVHIAAAHTPYYLSQELHQFRGTIADNLRLVAPDASDDDLIAALHAVGAGWAVDAMAAEGTGQTDSPADQAPPLDEGRVQQLAVARAFLADPAVVILDEATADVGLHHRDAVEQAISALRDGRTALLIAHRLQQAATAEQIVVFADGRATQRGTHDELLAADGPYRSFWLAQTELAPTAQTPSDQTTTEHPQTEQPQIEEAETA, translated from the coding sequence ATGTCTGAGCCGTCGAACGACCAGGCGCTGCTGCCGATCGCATCGAGCGCGCGCGTGCGCGCCGTCGTCGGCGGTCTGCTGCGACGGCATCCGGGTCGCACCGCGGCGGTCGCCGTGCTGTTCCTGGCGGCATCCGCACTCGGCATCGTGATGCCCGCGTGTCTCGGGCGGATCGTCGATGCCGTCTCGGCGGACGCCGGTTTCGCGACGATCGCCGGGTGGGTTCTCGGCGCCGGTGCGGGCGCGATCGGCGCGGCCGTGATGATGCTCTGGGCGACCCGAGTGCTGACCGGACTCGTGCAGGACATGCTCGCGGACCTCCGCGAGGGCGTGTTCGCCTCGGCGATGCGGCTGCCGGTGAGCACGGTCGACGACGGCGAGAGCGCAGATCTGCTCTCCCGCGTCACGGGCGACGTGGATGCCGTGGCCGAGGCCGGGGGCAACGTCGCTCCGACCCTGCTCTCCGCGAGCTTCGCGATCGGTGTCTCCGTGCTCGCGCTGACCGCTCTCGACCCGTGGCTCGCACTCGCCGGACTCGCGTCCGCTCCGCTGTACGTGCTCGGCACGCGGTCGTTCCTGCGGCGGTCACGGGTGGTGTTCCGCGAGGTGCGCGTGCGCGAGGCGGCGCGCAGCCAGGCCGTGCTCGAAGCGGTCGAAGGCATCGAGACGCTGACCGCCTTCAACGAGCAGGAGCACGCGCTCGAACGCGTCCAGGAGCGCGCCGAGGCGTCGATCCGCATGCAGATCGAGGGCGTGCGTCTCACCAACCGGCTCTTCCGCTGGATCAACGGCGGCGAGCTCGTGGGTCTCGCCGCGATCCTCGGCACCGGCTTCGTGCTGCAGTCCGGCGGTGTGATCACCGTGGGCGCGGTCACGACCGCGGCGCTGCTCTTCCACCGGCTGTTCGGGCCCGTGGGACAGCTGATCTTCGGTCTCGACGACATCCAGCGCGCCGCGATCGGGTTGGCCCGCCTCGTCGGTGTGATCGATCTCGCCCCCGCGTCCCCCGCGACCTCAGGTCCGGATGCGCGTCCGGATGCCGGCGCGGATGCCGTCGGTATCGACGTGCGCGAGGTCTCGTTCCACTACGCCACGACCGGCCGCGGCATCGATGAGATCTCGCTGCGGGTCGAACCGGGCACCACCGCCGCCCTCGTGGGCACCTCGGGCTCGGGCAAGAGCACCCTCGCCCGTGTCGTCGCGGGCCACCACCCGCCGACGTCGGGGAGCGTGCACATCGCCGCCGCGCACACCCCGTACTACCTGTCGCAGGAGCTGCACCAGTTCCGCGGCACGATCGCCGACAACCTGCGGCTGGTCGCCCCCGACGCGAGCGACGACGACCTGATCGCCGCGCTGCACGCGGTGGGCGCCGGCTGGGCGGTCGACGCGATGGCGGCGGAGGGCACCGGCCAGACGGACTCGCCTGCCGATCAGGCTCCCCCTCTCGACGAGGGGCGTGTCCAGCAGCTGGCTGTCGCCCGGGCGTTCCTCGCCGACCCCGCCGTCGTGATCCTCGACGAGGCGACGGCCGACGTCGGCCTGCACCACCGCGACGCCGTGGAGCAGGCGATCAGTGCTCTGCGCGACGGGCGCACGGCTCTGCTCATCGCGCACCGGCTGCAACAGGCAGCCACGGCGGAGCAGATCGTCGTGTTCGCCGACGGCCGGGCCACCCAGCGCGGCACGCACGACGAACTCCTCGCGGCCGATGGGCCGTACCGGAGCTTCTGGCTCGCCCAGACCGAGCTCGCTCCGACCGCACAGACCCCATCCGACCAGACCACTACCGAACACCCCCAGACCGAACAGCCCCAGATCGAAGAAGCGGAGACTGCGTGA